Proteins encoded within one genomic window of Triticum aestivum cultivar Chinese Spring chromosome 2D, IWGSC CS RefSeq v2.1, whole genome shotgun sequence:
- the LOC123053284 gene encoding fibrillin protein 5 homolog, which produces MAASLLLSPSAHRHCITTPTRGTGTQCHTAARRRRPRPRGAVLVARGAAVPPEQSLAPHYETLGDAKAALYHALEGVDRGIFGITSAKRSEIHALVELLESRNPTPDPTHKLQDKVDGCWRLIYSTISILGKRRTKLGLRDFISLGDFFQIIDVKEEKAVSVIKFSARALKIFSGQLAIEASYTITTKTRVGIKLESSTITPDQLMNIFQKNYDMLLAIFNPEGWLEITYVDESLRIGRDDKANIFVLEKTESSQV; this is translated from the exons ATggcagcctccctcctcctctccccctcggcTCACCGCCACTGCATTACCACGCCCACCAGGGGGACCGGAACGCAGTGCCACACTGCAGCTCGGCGGCGCCGGCCGCGGCCGCGGGGCGCGGTGCTGGTGGCGAGAGGCGCCGCGGTGCCTCCCGAGCAAAGCTTAGCGCCTCACTACGAGACTCTGGGCGACGCCAAGGCTGCGCTCTACCATGCTCTCGAAG GTGTCGACAGAGGAATATTTGGCATAACCTCCGCGAAAAGGTCCGAGATTCATGCTCTGGTGGAGCTCTTGGAGTCCCGGAATCCTACACCGGATCCCACCCACAAACTGCAGGACAAG GTGGACGGCTGCTGGAGGCTCATCTACAGCACGATCTCCATACTGGGAAAAAGGAGAACCAAGTTAGGCCTGCGAGATTTCATCAGCCTCGGGGATTTCTTCCAGATAATCGATGTCAAAGAG GAAAAGGCGGTGAGTGTCATAAAGTTCAGCGCAAGAGCATTGAAGATATTCTCAGGCCAACTTGCTATTGAAGCATCCTACACTATCACTACAAAAACA AGAGTGGGTATCAAGCTTGAGAGTTCAACAATCACCCCAGATCAG TTGATGAATATCTTCCAGAAGAACTACGACATGCTCCTTGCCATATTCAACCCGGAAGGTTGGCTCGAGATAAC ATATGTTGACGAATCTCTACGGATCGGCAGAGATGACAAGGCAAACATCTTTGTGCTGGAGAAAACAGAATCATCTCAAGTGTAA